One segment of Pogoniulus pusillus isolate bPogPus1 chromosome 26, bPogPus1.pri, whole genome shotgun sequence DNA contains the following:
- the TTC14 gene encoding tetratricopeptide repeat protein 14 codes for MDRELLRQALSYHGPTLLSLLRAEQHDNPDFRGLLPPPGTSLEPPRGASQPPAAWKEKSSLDTEIKRFIAKKADLLFAHSWKPNGPMAETIEENEEYYAVMPPLERFMDVPKEDRRELFFRDIERGDIVIGKITSIREFGFFMVLICLGSGIIREIADIEITALCPLRDVPPQSNHGDPLSYYQTGDLIRAAIKDIDRYHEKLTVSLYSSALPPSLSSTKLGVITSDDFPLHYKRSMEVANTGETFEEVLHRSPGFANPSLVEFLAEKLGLSESNPPSLMRSLQIKNFNEEDFAPALRKKQSASWALKCVKAGVDYFKDGRHVEAMNEYNKALEIDPQNVEALVARGALYATKGSLNKAIGDFEIALENCPTHRNARKYLCQTLVERGGQLEEEDKLLNAENYYKKALSLDETFQEAEEALTKLRKHMQKSLEMREKAAKEERQKEKKVETSAEKLRKLLKEEKRLKKKRKVSTSSSSSSSSSSSSSSSDSSSDVSVSSSSSSSDRKKRRKKRRNRSESSHSSKKRSSRASSRYKDQVRKEEWYSPPADTSASFLNQSFEVENLLERQDSLVCPKTQVKEKDRHYSFSRTSGDDEDTFGGRSEDSRDSYSSSRTLPSSSKTEKYGRRERFFSSQRGSSGSYHKSDDKPRRHYFRRSERDVEGRKEQFRKHGPGQDRYYMSPAGSDYSGKSVGKYRSYSSTSLREGDRSYDSDRHVSSQHKTESECRSRKRSPEETDKAKEADEETSLSDTAQMESGIKRNLPQNLVNIFNQIAEFEREKGSKQKKQ; via the exons ATGGACCGGGAGCTGCTGCGTCAGGCGCTGAGCTACCATGGCCCCACGCTGCTCTCGCTGCTCCGCGCCGAGCAACACGACAACCCTGACTTCCGcgggctgctgccgccgccggggACTAGCCTTGAGCCGCCCCGCGGAGCCTCGCAGCCGCCGGCCGCCTG GAAAGAGAAGTCGAGCCTTGACACCGAGATAAAGCGCTTCATTGCGAAAAAAGCTGATCTCCTTTTCGCGCACTCGTGGAAACCCAACGGACCTATGGCCGAGACGATTGAAGAAAATGAAG AGTACTATGCTGTTATGCCTCCCCTGGAACGATTCATGGATGTGCCCAAGGAAGACAGGAGAGAATTGTTTTTCCGAGACATTGAACGTGGCGACATAGTGATTGGAAAGATTACATCTATCCGTGAATTTGGCTTTTTCATGGTCTTGATCTGCCTGGGAAGTGGTATCATACGGGAGATTGCAGACATAGAAATCACT GCTCTATGTCCACTGAGAGATGTACCTCCACAAAGCAACCATGGAGATCCTTTATCTTACTATCAAACCGGGGACCTTATTCGAG CTGCAATCAAGGACATTGATCGTTACCATGAGAAGCTCACCGTGTCACtttacagctcagctctgccacccAGTCTTTCCAGCACAAAACTAGGTGTAATTACTTCTGATGACTTCCCATTACATTATAA GCGAAGCATGGAAGTTGCTAATACAGGAGAGACATTTGAAGAGGTTTTGCATCGTTCCCCAGGATTTGCTAATCCATCATTAGTTGAATTTTTAGCAGAAAAACTGGGACTAAGTGAATCAAATCCACCGTCTTTGATGAGAAGTCTTCAAAT TAAAAATTTCAATGAAGAAGATTTTGCCCCGGCATTGAGGAAAAAGCAGTCTGCATCTTGGGCCTTGAAATG TGTGAAGGCTGGGGTTGATTATTTTAAGGATGGACGCCACGTGGAAGCCATGAACGAGTACAACAAAGCGCTGGAAATTGATCCACAAAACGTTGAGGCTTTGGTAGCACGTGGAGCTCT ATATGCAACAAAAGGCAGTCTAAACAAAGCCATAGGTGACTTTGAAATTGCTTTGGAAAACTGCCCTACCCATAGAAACGCAAGGAAATACCTCTGTCAGACGCTGGTGGAAAGAGGCGGGCA gttggaagaggaaGATAAACTGCTAAATGCTGAGAATTACTATAAAAAAGCCTTAAGTTTGGATGAGACCTTTCAGGAAGCAGAAGAGGCCCTAACGAAACTCCGTAAGCATATGCAG AAATCTTTGGAAATGAGGGAGAAAGCTGCCAaagaagagagacagaaagaaaagaaagtagaaacaaGTGCAGAAAAATTGCGTAAGctcttaaaagaagaaaaaag gttgaaaaagaaaaggaaagtatcaacttcctcctcctcttcctcttcttcctcttcctcctcatcatcaAGTGATTCTTCATCAGATGTATcagtttcttcttcctcctcttcctccgaTCGCAAGAAACGTAGGAAAAAGCGTCGAAATAGATCTGAGTCTTCCCACAGCTCAAAGAAACGCTCATCTAGAGCATCCTCCCGTTACAAAGATCAGGTTAGGAAAGAGGAGTGGTATTCGCCTCCGGCTGATACCTCTGCTTCCTTTCTTAACCAAAGTTTTGAAGTGGAAAATCTGCTGGAAAGGCAAGACAGCTTAGTATGTCCAAAAACACAGGTAAAAGAGAAAGACAGACACTATTCTTTTTCGAGGACTTCAGGTGATGATGAAGACACTTTTGGAGGTAGGTCTGAAGATTCAAGAGATTCTTACAGTAGTTCCAGAACTCTACCAAGTAGTAGCAAAACTGAAAAATATGGTAGAAGAGAGAGATTTTTCTCTAGTCAAAGGGGTTCTTCAGGTTCATATCATAAGTCAGATGATAAACCCAGGAGGCATTATTTTAGAAGGTCGGAAAGGGAtgtggagggaagaaaagagcagTTTAGAAAACATGGCCCAGGTCAGGACAGATATTACATGTCTCCAGCAGGATCTGACTATTCTGGCAAGTCAGTGGGGAAATACAGATCATACTCTAGCACCTCCTTACGGGAAGGTGATAGAAGTTATGATAGTGATAGGCATGTGTCAAGTCAGCATAAAACAGAAAGTGAGTGTAGGAGTAGGAAGAGAAGTCCCGAGGAAACTGACAAAGCAAAGGAAGCAGATGAGGAAACGTCTTTAAGTGATACAGCACAAATGGAAAGTGGCATTAAAAGGAACTTGCCCCAGAACTTAGTGAACATATTCAATCAGATAGCTGAGTTTGAGAGGGAAAAAGGAAGTAAGCAGAAGAAACAGTAA